One genomic window of Glycine soja cultivar W05 chromosome 9, ASM419377v2, whole genome shotgun sequence includes the following:
- the LOC114368472 gene encoding guanine nucleotide-binding protein subunit beta-like protein, which translates to MRRLIGHAKDVLSVALVNDSVIVSGSRDHTIKVWNTCGTCMSMVDNGGGDSPTDWVSCVRFIPDVAAALRVMSASWDGSVRVWDVDETRTWMWTEAVAPGASLAASGGKDGVVQLWDMAGGVKIYEFEVCSVVHSYGLCICPNRYWMCIVTDERIRVWDLESKDIIKDLNVIHNNKDNNYINGGTEITTDKQVGL; encoded by the coding sequence ATGCGCCGTTTAATCGGACATGCCAAGGACGTTCTCTCCGTCGCGCTCGTGAACGACAGTGTTATCGTTTCTGGCTCACGTGACCACACCATCAAGGTGTGGAACACGTGCGGCACGTGCATGTCGATGGTGGATAACGGTGGCGGTGACAGTCCCACGGATTGGGTTTCATGCGTGCGGTTCATCCCGGACGTGGCGGCGGCACTGAGGGTGATGTCAGCGTCGTGGGACGGAAGCGTTAGGGTTTGGGACGTGGACGAGACGAGGACGTGGATGTGGACGGAGGCGGTGGCGCCGGGCGCGTCGTTGGCGGCGAGTGGGGGGAAGGATGGGGTGGTGCAGCTGTGGGACATGGCGGGTGGGGTGAAGATTTATGAGTTTGAGGTTTGTTCGGTTGTGCATTCATATGGGCTGTGTATTTGTCCCAACAGGTATTGGATGTGTATTGTCACGGATGAGAGAATTAGGGTTTGGGATTTGGAGAGTAAGGACATTATAAAGGATTTGAATGTCATTCATAACAACAAGGACAACAATTATATTAATGGTGGGACTGAGATTACTACCGACAAACAGGTTGGTCTTTAA
- the LOC114368789 gene encoding uncharacterized protein LOC114368789 isoform X1, which produces MTPRVDDFEKDNLSASDDDDDDDDDGLKEDMAALARACTIAVPCPDDNSTAEDDVPAEDPLLHAGDSIVPAATDSDDDQDDLECLKRVQSLYQPLSVLPPLTPPAAVSDDDDDGVDDLETVRAIMKRFSTYGEGSHEGGMQMLVEGDQTSSPGYEGDIANGSIHYESYAGELCPVSQDPNEAATEELIENVEMKLSDFVESSEPDAYESSKLPQKRLSYPPVVRCFVDAINKNRDLQRFIRSKLIELEAKIEENKKIRNKIKILKDFQASCTRRTGNALSMKKDPRVQLISSKKPFAPKNSKQKHKKASAMCYGPEENSHVANYRMVLERFPLSLDRKKWSSVERESLLKGIKQQFQEMVLQLSLSVDSSEGLLGDANDMDNVIASVKDLEITPERIRQFLPKVNWDLIASMYVGGRNGAECESRWLNCEDPLINQGAWTNEEDKSLLLIVQDMGIRNWFDIAASLGTSRTPFQCLARFQRSLNPAMLNSEWTEEEDSQLCSAVACFGARDWQSVASVLERRTGTQCSNRWKKSICPEKKGSFTQEEDIRLTVAVMLFGRKWNQIANYVPGRIQSQCRDRYLNSLDPSLKWGGWTEEEDLRLEAAIVKHGYCWSKIAEEVPPRTDSQCRKRWKVLCPECVPLLQEARKKRRSIIGSNFVDRESERPAITLNDFLPSPALAPKSDVGASNLCKKRKSSNVPKETSKKCIKRTRLRTKEVQDTEVYSDDGIKTCGEVVSACRNVSKKMRSKRHTKNTQNCPKEVVDISCSDKVKTCIESSESQSTFIASSGNQDSDNITIVCFLRDKSKEMLSRFTKDLCQASFSARITDVSRQVESQDPFDDQIISLSQSCDTVGTKNLFVQQNAASDTLVGTPEDANTLTGNDDDMTLACFLGNKPKKGSQAANRRSACSSTIIIPDGSGLSRSKHVEEETVLHGGVAEPMDIVVEKKDDELLTSLQNRPTRQRKRPSRFL; this is translated from the exons ATGACTCCTCGCGTCGACGATTTCGAAAAGGACAATCTCTCCGCCTCCGACGACGACGATGACGATGATGACGACGGCCTCAAGGAGGACATGGCCGCGCTCGCCCGAGCCTGCACGATCGCCGTCCCGTGCCCCGACGATAATTCCACCGCCGAAGACGATGTTCCGGCGGAGGACCCGCTCCTCCACGCCGGAGACTCGATCGTTCCCGCCGCCACCGACTCCGACGACGACCAGGACGACCTCGAGTGTCTCAAGAGAGTGCAGAGCCTCTACCAGCCTCTGTCCGTTCTTCCGCCGCTGACGCCGCCGGCTGCCGTGTCggacgacgacgacgacggcGTGGACGACCTCGAGACGGTGCGCGCGATTATGAAAAGGTTTAGTACCTACGGCGAAG GTTCTCATGAAGGTGGAATGCAAATGTTGGTTGAGGGGGATCAGACCTCCAGCCCAGGGTATGAGGGTGACATTGCTAACGGCTCAATCCATTACGAATCATATGCTGGTGAATTATGTCCTGTTTCTCAAGATCCCAACGAGGCTGCCACCGAGGAGTTGATTGAGAACGTTGAAATGAAGCTTAGTGATTTTGTTGAGAGTTCTGAACCTGATGCCTATGAGTCATCCAAATTACCACAGAAAAGATTGAGCTATCCTCCTGTAGTTCGGTGTTTTGTTGATGCCATTAATAAAAATAGGGATTTGCAGAGATTTATTAGAAGTAAGTTGATTGAGCTTGAGGCTAAAATTgaggaaaacaaaaagataaggaacaaaattaaaattctcaaGGACTTCCAGGCTTCATGCACTAGAAGAACAGGGAATGCGTTATCAATGAAAAAAGATCCACGTGTTCAGTTAATATCTTCAAAAAAGCCATTTGCTCCAAAGAACTCTAAG caGAAACATAAAAAAGCCTCTGCAATGTGTTATGGCCCGGAAGAGAATTCTCATGTTGCTAATTATAGGATGGTATTGGAAAGATTTCCACTTTCATTGGATCGGAAAAAATGGTCTAGTGTAGAAAGGGAAAGTCTTTTGAAGGGAATTAAGCAACAATTCCAAGAAATGGTGCTTCAACTTTCACTTTCAGTTGATAG TTCAGAGGGCTTGCTTGGAGATGCAAATGACATGGATAATGTAATTGCATCTGTGAAAGATCTTGAAATCACACCAGAGAGGATTAGACAATTTTTACCTAAAGTTAATTGGGATCTCATAGCTTCAATGTATGTTGGTGGCCGTAATGGTGCTGAATGTGAATCAAG GTGGTTGAATTGTGAAGATCCTTTGATCAACCAAGGTGCATGGACAAATGAAGAGGACAAGTCTCTTTTACTTATTGTCCAAGATATGGGCATCAGGAACTGGTTTGATATTGCTGCATCATTGGGCACAAGCAGGACTCCATTTCAATGCTTGGCACGATTCCAAAGGAGCTTAAATCCTGCCATGCTAAATAGTGAATGGACTGAGGAAGAAGATTCTCAACTCTGTTCTGCTGTGGCATGTTTTGGTGCTAGGGATTGGCAATCCGTGGCTTCTGTTTTAGAACGGCGGACAGGAACCCAGTGCTCAAATAG ATGGAAAAAATCTATTTGTCCTGAGAAGAAAGGGAGCTTTACACAAGAGGAGGATATACGCTTAACAGTAGCAGTTATGCTTTTTGGACGGAAATGGAACCAGATAGCTAACTATGTTCCTGGCCGGATCCAATCTCAGTGTAGGGACAG ATACCTCAATAGTTTGGATCCTTCTTTGAAATGGGGTGGATGGACTGAGGAAGAGGATTTAAGATTAGAAGCTGCAATTGTCAAGCATGGATACTGCTGGTCTAAGATTGCTGAAGAAGTGCCACCTCGTACTGATTCTCAATGCCGGAA GAGATGGAAGGTGTTATGTCCTGAATGTGTTCCTTTGCTTCAAGAAGCAAGAAAGAAGCGAAGGTCTATTATTGGTAGTAACTTCGTTGACCGAGAATCTGAACGCCCAGCCATTACACTGAATGATTTTCTACCTTCACCCGCGTTAGCTCCAAAATCTGATGTTGGTGCTTCAAATCTCTGCAAGAAGCGCAAGTCAAG CAATGTTCCCAAGGAAACGAGTAAGAAATGCATAAAAAGAACTCGACTTCGTACCAAGGAAGTACAAGATACAGAGGTATATAGTGATGATGGGATCAAGACTTGTGGTGAAGTCGTCTCTGCATGCAGAAATGTTTCCAAGAAGATGAGGTCCAAAAGACATACAAAAAACACCCAAAATTGTCCCAAGGAGGTAGTGGATATATCTTGTAGTGACAAGGTCAAGACTTGTATTGAGAGTTCAGAAAGTCAATCTACCTTTATTGCAAGTTCTGGAAATCAAGATTCAGACAACATAACTATTGTATGCTTTTTACGCGATAAATCAAAGGAGATGCTATCTAGATTTACCAAAGACTTGTGTCAGGCTTCCTTCTCCGCCAGGATTACAGATGTTTCTAGGCAGGTTGAAAGTCAAGACCCATTTGATGATCAAATCATCAGCTTGTCTCAGTCATGTGATACTGTTGGAACTAAAAATTTGTTCGTGCAGCAGAATGCTGCTTCTGATACACTAGTGGGAACACCAGAGGATGCGAACACTTTGACAGGCAATGATGATGATATGACCCTTGCGTGTTTTCTGGGAAACAAACCAAAGAAAGGGAGTCAAGCTGCTAACAGGCGTAGTGCATGCTCTTCAACCATCATCATACCCGATGGCAGTGGACTGTCAAGGTCAAAGCATGTTGAAGAGGAGACTGTTTTGCATGGTGGTGTTGCTGAGCCAATGGACATCGTTGTGGAAAAAAAGGATGATGAGCTTCTTACTTCCTTGCAAAACAGGCCAACAAGGCAGCGAAAACGACCCAGTAGGTTTTTATGA
- the LOC114368789 gene encoding uncharacterized protein LOC114368789 isoform X2 — MTPRVDDFEKDNLSASDDDDDDDDDGLKEDMAALARACTIAVPCPDDNSTAEDDVPAEDPLLHAGDSIVPAATDSDDDQDDLECLKRVQSLYQPLSVLPPLTPPAAVSDDDDDGVDDLETVRAIMKRFSTYGEGSHEGGMQMLVEGDQTSSPGYEGDIANGSIHYESYAGELCPVSQDPNEAATEELIENVEMKLSDFVESSEPDAYESSKLPQKRLSYPPVVRCFVDAINKNRDLQRFIRSKLIELEAKIEENKKIRNKIKILKDFQASCTRRTGNALSMKKDPRVQLISSKKPFAPKNSKKHKKASAMCYGPEENSHVANYRMVLERFPLSLDRKKWSSVERESLLKGIKQQFQEMVLQLSLSVDSSEGLLGDANDMDNVIASVKDLEITPERIRQFLPKVNWDLIASMYVGGRNGAECESRWLNCEDPLINQGAWTNEEDKSLLLIVQDMGIRNWFDIAASLGTSRTPFQCLARFQRSLNPAMLNSEWTEEEDSQLCSAVACFGARDWQSVASVLERRTGTQCSNRWKKSICPEKKGSFTQEEDIRLTVAVMLFGRKWNQIANYVPGRIQSQCRDRYLNSLDPSLKWGGWTEEEDLRLEAAIVKHGYCWSKIAEEVPPRTDSQCRKRWKVLCPECVPLLQEARKKRRSIIGSNFVDRESERPAITLNDFLPSPALAPKSDVGASNLCKKRKSSNVPKETSKKCIKRTRLRTKEVQDTEVYSDDGIKTCGEVVSACRNVSKKMRSKRHTKNTQNCPKEVVDISCSDKVKTCIESSESQSTFIASSGNQDSDNITIVCFLRDKSKEMLSRFTKDLCQASFSARITDVSRQVESQDPFDDQIISLSQSCDTVGTKNLFVQQNAASDTLVGTPEDANTLTGNDDDMTLACFLGNKPKKGSQAANRRSACSSTIIIPDGSGLSRSKHVEEETVLHGGVAEPMDIVVEKKDDELLTSLQNRPTRQRKRPSRFL; from the exons ATGACTCCTCGCGTCGACGATTTCGAAAAGGACAATCTCTCCGCCTCCGACGACGACGATGACGATGATGACGACGGCCTCAAGGAGGACATGGCCGCGCTCGCCCGAGCCTGCACGATCGCCGTCCCGTGCCCCGACGATAATTCCACCGCCGAAGACGATGTTCCGGCGGAGGACCCGCTCCTCCACGCCGGAGACTCGATCGTTCCCGCCGCCACCGACTCCGACGACGACCAGGACGACCTCGAGTGTCTCAAGAGAGTGCAGAGCCTCTACCAGCCTCTGTCCGTTCTTCCGCCGCTGACGCCGCCGGCTGCCGTGTCggacgacgacgacgacggcGTGGACGACCTCGAGACGGTGCGCGCGATTATGAAAAGGTTTAGTACCTACGGCGAAG GTTCTCATGAAGGTGGAATGCAAATGTTGGTTGAGGGGGATCAGACCTCCAGCCCAGGGTATGAGGGTGACATTGCTAACGGCTCAATCCATTACGAATCATATGCTGGTGAATTATGTCCTGTTTCTCAAGATCCCAACGAGGCTGCCACCGAGGAGTTGATTGAGAACGTTGAAATGAAGCTTAGTGATTTTGTTGAGAGTTCTGAACCTGATGCCTATGAGTCATCCAAATTACCACAGAAAAGATTGAGCTATCCTCCTGTAGTTCGGTGTTTTGTTGATGCCATTAATAAAAATAGGGATTTGCAGAGATTTATTAGAAGTAAGTTGATTGAGCTTGAGGCTAAAATTgaggaaaacaaaaagataaggaacaaaattaaaattctcaaGGACTTCCAGGCTTCATGCACTAGAAGAACAGGGAATGCGTTATCAATGAAAAAAGATCCACGTGTTCAGTTAATATCTTCAAAAAAGCCATTTGCTCCAAAGAACTCTAAG AAACATAAAAAAGCCTCTGCAATGTGTTATGGCCCGGAAGAGAATTCTCATGTTGCTAATTATAGGATGGTATTGGAAAGATTTCCACTTTCATTGGATCGGAAAAAATGGTCTAGTGTAGAAAGGGAAAGTCTTTTGAAGGGAATTAAGCAACAATTCCAAGAAATGGTGCTTCAACTTTCACTTTCAGTTGATAG TTCAGAGGGCTTGCTTGGAGATGCAAATGACATGGATAATGTAATTGCATCTGTGAAAGATCTTGAAATCACACCAGAGAGGATTAGACAATTTTTACCTAAAGTTAATTGGGATCTCATAGCTTCAATGTATGTTGGTGGCCGTAATGGTGCTGAATGTGAATCAAG GTGGTTGAATTGTGAAGATCCTTTGATCAACCAAGGTGCATGGACAAATGAAGAGGACAAGTCTCTTTTACTTATTGTCCAAGATATGGGCATCAGGAACTGGTTTGATATTGCTGCATCATTGGGCACAAGCAGGACTCCATTTCAATGCTTGGCACGATTCCAAAGGAGCTTAAATCCTGCCATGCTAAATAGTGAATGGACTGAGGAAGAAGATTCTCAACTCTGTTCTGCTGTGGCATGTTTTGGTGCTAGGGATTGGCAATCCGTGGCTTCTGTTTTAGAACGGCGGACAGGAACCCAGTGCTCAAATAG ATGGAAAAAATCTATTTGTCCTGAGAAGAAAGGGAGCTTTACACAAGAGGAGGATATACGCTTAACAGTAGCAGTTATGCTTTTTGGACGGAAATGGAACCAGATAGCTAACTATGTTCCTGGCCGGATCCAATCTCAGTGTAGGGACAG ATACCTCAATAGTTTGGATCCTTCTTTGAAATGGGGTGGATGGACTGAGGAAGAGGATTTAAGATTAGAAGCTGCAATTGTCAAGCATGGATACTGCTGGTCTAAGATTGCTGAAGAAGTGCCACCTCGTACTGATTCTCAATGCCGGAA GAGATGGAAGGTGTTATGTCCTGAATGTGTTCCTTTGCTTCAAGAAGCAAGAAAGAAGCGAAGGTCTATTATTGGTAGTAACTTCGTTGACCGAGAATCTGAACGCCCAGCCATTACACTGAATGATTTTCTACCTTCACCCGCGTTAGCTCCAAAATCTGATGTTGGTGCTTCAAATCTCTGCAAGAAGCGCAAGTCAAG CAATGTTCCCAAGGAAACGAGTAAGAAATGCATAAAAAGAACTCGACTTCGTACCAAGGAAGTACAAGATACAGAGGTATATAGTGATGATGGGATCAAGACTTGTGGTGAAGTCGTCTCTGCATGCAGAAATGTTTCCAAGAAGATGAGGTCCAAAAGACATACAAAAAACACCCAAAATTGTCCCAAGGAGGTAGTGGATATATCTTGTAGTGACAAGGTCAAGACTTGTATTGAGAGTTCAGAAAGTCAATCTACCTTTATTGCAAGTTCTGGAAATCAAGATTCAGACAACATAACTATTGTATGCTTTTTACGCGATAAATCAAAGGAGATGCTATCTAGATTTACCAAAGACTTGTGTCAGGCTTCCTTCTCCGCCAGGATTACAGATGTTTCTAGGCAGGTTGAAAGTCAAGACCCATTTGATGATCAAATCATCAGCTTGTCTCAGTCATGTGATACTGTTGGAACTAAAAATTTGTTCGTGCAGCAGAATGCTGCTTCTGATACACTAGTGGGAACACCAGAGGATGCGAACACTTTGACAGGCAATGATGATGATATGACCCTTGCGTGTTTTCTGGGAAACAAACCAAAGAAAGGGAGTCAAGCTGCTAACAGGCGTAGTGCATGCTCTTCAACCATCATCATACCCGATGGCAGTGGACTGTCAAGGTCAAAGCATGTTGAAGAGGAGACTGTTTTGCATGGTGGTGTTGCTGAGCCAATGGACATCGTTGTGGAAAAAAAGGATGATGAGCTTCTTACTTCCTTGCAAAACAGGCCAACAAGGCAGCGAAAACGACCCAGTAGGTTTTTATGA